One window from the genome of Pandoraea fibrosis encodes:
- the hutG gene encoding formimidoylglutamase: MATQLKPAPGDTPVWRGRTDTGERGDTRRLFNVVREIDPRADATPAGAPVLLGFACDTGVKRNQGRVGAAEGPQAIRRALANLPAHDIAWLFDAGDVSCDDDDLEASQRKLAEAVRGQLDAGAQPVVLGGGHEIAWGTWQGLRAHLDAKGDRSRVLILNLDAHFDLRTARPGTSGTPFDQIAQACEAAGLSFDYACLGVSRLSNTASLFERARELKVTYVEDTDMQDRHLDARLAQIDALIADVSHVYLTIDLDVLPAPVMPGVSAPAAYGVPMPVVEAIVTQVRQSGKLRVADLAEYNPRFDPQGTGARVAARLAYRLL; encoded by the coding sequence ATGGCAACACAACTGAAACCGGCGCCCGGCGACACCCCCGTCTGGCGAGGACGCACGGATACCGGCGAACGCGGCGATACCCGCCGCCTGTTCAACGTCGTGCGCGAAATCGATCCGCGCGCCGACGCCACGCCTGCCGGCGCCCCCGTTTTGCTCGGGTTCGCTTGCGATACGGGCGTTAAACGCAATCAAGGGCGCGTCGGCGCCGCCGAGGGGCCACAAGCGATCCGTCGCGCGCTGGCAAATCTGCCCGCGCACGACATCGCATGGCTGTTCGATGCGGGCGACGTTTCCTGCGATGACGACGACCTCGAAGCTTCGCAGCGCAAACTGGCCGAAGCAGTCCGTGGTCAACTCGACGCGGGCGCGCAACCCGTGGTACTCGGCGGCGGGCACGAGATTGCCTGGGGTACATGGCAAGGGCTTCGCGCCCATCTTGATGCCAAGGGCGATCGCTCGCGCGTACTGATCCTCAATCTCGACGCTCACTTCGACCTGCGCACAGCACGTCCCGGCACGTCGGGTACACCGTTCGATCAGATCGCCCAGGCCTGTGAAGCCGCAGGACTCTCATTCGACTACGCCTGCCTCGGCGTCAGCCGGTTGAGTAATACAGCCTCACTGTTCGAACGCGCCCGCGAGTTGAAAGTGACCTACGTGGAAGACACCGACATGCAAGACCGGCATCTGGATGCCCGCCTCGCTCAGATCGATGCCCTCATCGCCGATGTCTCACACGTCTACCTCACGATCGATCTCGATGTGCTGCCCGCCCCCGTCATGCCCGGGGTCTCAGCGCCCGCCGCTTACGGCGTGCCAATGCCCGTCGTCGAGGCCATCGTTACGCAAGTTCGCCAGTCAGGGAAACTTCGTGTAGCCGATCTCGCCGAATACAACCCGCGCTTCGACCCCCAGGGCACCGGCGCACGTGTCGCCGCCCGACTCGCTTATCGCCTACTTTGA
- the hutI gene encoding imidazolonepropionase yields MKRTYWKHCHVATMRDGRYHAIEDAVIVTVGKQIEWVGPRSERPASGAHECVDLQGAWVTPGLIDCHTHLVFGGNRSLEFEQRLQGVSYAEISAAGGGIKHTVRHTRDATEDALFESARKRLLALMRDGVTTVEIKSGYGLDLNSERKMLRVARRLGEALPVTVKTTCLAAHTVPSEFAGKADEYVNYVCAEILPKLAEEHLVDAVDAFCETIAFTPAQVMRVLLRAQKLKLPVKLHAEQLSPLGGSSLAAELGALSADHLEYMTPEDAAAMGRAGTVAVLLPGAFHMLQETRRPPVDLLRRHGVDIAVASDLNPGTSPALSLRLMLNMACTLFGLTPEEALAGVTRNAAKALGMLDTHGTIEAGKTADFVAWEIERPAELAYWLGGDLPSRTVRNGQWRDLATV; encoded by the coding sequence ATGAAACGTACCTACTGGAAGCACTGCCACGTCGCCACGATGCGCGACGGTCGTTACCACGCCATCGAGGATGCGGTAATCGTCACTGTCGGTAAGCAGATCGAGTGGGTCGGGCCGCGCAGTGAACGCCCGGCGTCGGGCGCGCACGAATGCGTCGATCTGCAAGGCGCGTGGGTCACGCCCGGTCTGATCGACTGCCACACGCATCTGGTATTCGGCGGCAATCGCAGTCTCGAGTTCGAGCAGCGGCTGCAAGGCGTGAGCTATGCCGAGATTTCGGCGGCCGGGGGCGGCATCAAGCACACGGTGCGGCACACGCGCGACGCCACGGAGGACGCGCTCTTCGAATCGGCACGAAAACGCCTGCTCGCACTGATGCGCGACGGCGTGACGACGGTGGAGATCAAATCGGGTTACGGCCTCGATCTGAATAGCGAGCGCAAGATGTTGCGGGTGGCGCGTCGGCTGGGCGAGGCGCTGCCCGTCACGGTAAAGACGACGTGTCTGGCCGCCCATACGGTGCCGTCGGAGTTCGCAGGCAAGGCCGACGAGTATGTGAACTATGTCTGCGCCGAGATCCTGCCCAAGCTCGCCGAGGAACATCTGGTCGATGCCGTCGATGCCTTCTGCGAGACGATCGCTTTCACGCCGGCACAGGTGATGCGCGTGCTGTTGCGCGCGCAGAAGCTGAAGCTGCCGGTGAAGCTGCACGCGGAACAACTCTCTCCACTCGGTGGTTCGAGTCTCGCCGCAGAGTTGGGCGCATTGTCGGCGGATCACCTCGAGTACATGACGCCGGAGGATGCCGCCGCAATGGGGCGCGCGGGCACGGTGGCCGTGCTGCTGCCGGGCGCCTTCCATATGTTGCAGGAGACACGCCGCCCGCCTGTGGACTTGTTGCGACGTCACGGGGTCGATATTGCGGTGGCGTCCGATCTGAATCCCGGCACCTCGCCCGCGTTGTCGCTGCGGCTGATGCTCAACATGGCCTGCACGCTTTTCGGCCTCACGCCGGAAGAGGCGCTCGCCGGCGTTACCCGAAATGCCGCCAAGGCACTGGGCATGCTCGACACGCACGGCACGATTGAAGCCGGCAAGACGGCGGACTTCGTGGCATGGGAAATCGAACGCCCTGCCGAACTGGCCTACTGGCTCGGTGGCGACCTGCCGTCGCGCACAGTGCGCAATGGACAGTGGCGCGATCTCGCCACGGTCTGA
- a CDS encoding amino acid permease: protein MKNLQRNLSARHIRFLALGSAIGTGLFYGSASAIQLAGPAVILAYIVGGAAVYMVMRALGEMVVRQPVSGSFGRYARDNLGPLAGFLTGWTYILEMVIVCLADVTAFGIYMGFWFPDVPQWIWVLGVVMVICGLNLCNVKVYGEMEFWLALVKIVAIVAMIVGGGVILFAGVQLHGEHAPAVSNLWSHGGFLPNGWGGLVASLAVVMFAYGGIEIIGITGGEAKNPEKVIPRAINAVPVRILLFYVLTMCVLMAIFPWTGIGSQGSPFVQIFSGLGIKSAAAILNLIVISAAISAINSNIFGAGRMMFGMAEHGQAPAAFSATSRHGVPWVTVLVMTAALLGGVVLNYLIPEGVFLIIASIATFATVWVWLMILLSQVAMRRRLSAAEVAELKFKVPLWPVGPALAIAFMLFVIGMLGYMEDTRVALYVGAAWIVLMSIAYLLGVKPKEAQVRAPMSLE, encoded by the coding sequence TTGAAGAATCTGCAACGCAATCTGAGCGCGCGGCATATCCGCTTTCTGGCGCTCGGCTCCGCCATCGGCACAGGCCTGTTCTACGGGTCGGCCTCGGCCATTCAACTCGCCGGTCCGGCGGTCATTCTTGCCTATATCGTGGGCGGCGCAGCGGTCTACATGGTGATGCGCGCGCTTGGCGAGATGGTGGTGCGCCAGCCGGTCTCCGGTTCGTTCGGCCGCTATGCGCGCGACAATCTTGGCCCGCTGGCCGGTTTCCTCACGGGCTGGACGTACATTCTGGAGATGGTGATCGTCTGTCTGGCCGACGTGACGGCGTTCGGTATCTATATGGGATTCTGGTTTCCCGACGTACCGCAATGGATCTGGGTACTCGGTGTCGTGATGGTGATCTGCGGCCTGAACCTGTGCAACGTCAAGGTGTACGGGGAGATGGAATTCTGGCTGGCGCTCGTCAAGATCGTTGCCATCGTAGCGATGATTGTCGGCGGCGGCGTGATTCTGTTCGCCGGCGTGCAACTGCACGGCGAACATGCGCCGGCGGTGAGCAACCTCTGGTCGCACGGCGGCTTCCTGCCCAACGGCTGGGGCGGGCTGGTGGCGTCGCTGGCCGTGGTGATGTTTGCTTACGGTGGCATTGAGATCATCGGCATTACCGGCGGTGAAGCCAAGAATCCCGAGAAGGTGATTCCGCGCGCGATCAATGCGGTGCCGGTGCGCATTCTGCTGTTCTACGTGCTCACGATGTGCGTGCTGATGGCGATCTTCCCGTGGACCGGTATCGGCAGCCAGGGCAGCCCGTTCGTGCAGATCTTCTCGGGTCTGGGCATCAAGTCGGCAGCGGCGATCCTCAATCTGATCGTGATTTCGGCCGCGATCTCGGCCATCAACAGCAATATTTTCGGTGCAGGTCGCATGATGTTCGGCATGGCCGAGCATGGTCAGGCGCCGGCCGCTTTCTCGGCGACGTCGCGCCATGGGGTGCCCTGGGTCACGGTGCTGGTGATGACGGCGGCGTTGCTCGGCGGGGTGGTGTTGAACTATCTGATCCCGGAAGGCGTGTTCCTGATCATTGCGTCGATCGCCACGTTCGCAACGGTGTGGGTATGGTTGATGATCCTGCTCTCGCAGGTGGCAATGCGCCGGCGTCTCTCGGCTGCCGAAGTCGCTGAACTCAAGTTCAAGGTGCCGTTGTGGCCGGTCGGGCCGGCATTGGCGATCGCGTTCATGCTCTTCGTGATCGGCATGCTCGGTTACATGGAGGACACCCGCGTCGCGCTGTATGTCGGCGCCGCCTGGATCGTGCTGATGTCCATCGCCTATCTGCTCGGTGTCAAACCCAAGGAAGCGCAGGTGCGCGCCCCCATGAGCCTGGAATAA
- the hutH gene encoding histidine ammonia-lyase, producing MSNQGNLSMAKLFVTPGALTLAQLRDVYQNPTTLTLDENAYAAIDKSVACVENIVAEGRTAYGINTGFGLLATTRIAYEDLENLQRSLVLSHAAGVGAPLDDALVRLIMVLKINSLARGFSGIRRKVIDALVTLVNAEVYPRIPLKGSVGASGDLAPLAHMSLLLLGEGEARYRGQWMSAREALAVAGLEPLTLAAKEGLALLNGTQVSTAYALRGLFEAEDMFAAASVCGALTVEAMLGSRAPFDARIHAARGQRGQIDAAALYRHLLGETSEVGQSHANCEKVQDPYSLRCQPQVMGACLTQIRQAAEVLAVEANAVSDNPLVFWEQGDVISGGNFHAEPVAMAADNLALAIAEIGALSERRISLMMDKHMSQLPAFLVANGGVNSGFMIAQVTAAALASENKALAHPASVDSLPTSANQEDHVSMAPNAGKRLWEMADNVKGIIAIEWLSACQGLDFREGVKSTPVLERARELLRQSVPFYDKDRYFAPDIEGASALIAQRQLSTLVPSGTLPSV from the coding sequence ATGTCGAATCAAGGAAATCTGTCCATGGCAAAACTGTTTGTGACGCCCGGCGCGCTCACGCTGGCGCAATTGCGCGACGTCTACCAGAACCCGACCACCCTCACGCTCGACGAGAACGCTTACGCCGCTATCGACAAGAGCGTGGCCTGTGTGGAAAACATCGTGGCCGAAGGCCGCACGGCCTACGGTATCAATACCGGATTCGGCCTGCTGGCAACGACACGCATCGCCTATGAGGACCTCGAAAATCTTCAGCGCTCCCTCGTGCTTTCGCATGCCGCCGGTGTCGGCGCGCCGCTCGACGACGCCCTGGTGCGTCTCATCATGGTGCTCAAGATCAACAGTCTGGCGCGCGGCTTCTCGGGCATTCGCCGCAAGGTGATCGACGCACTCGTCACGCTGGTGAACGCCGAGGTCTACCCGCGCATTCCGCTCAAGGGTTCGGTCGGCGCATCGGGCGATCTTGCTCCGCTCGCCCACATGTCGCTGCTGTTGCTGGGCGAAGGCGAGGCGCGCTATCGCGGTCAGTGGATGAGCGCTCGCGAAGCGCTCGCCGTGGCCGGGCTGGAACCGTTGACGCTTGCCGCCAAGGAAGGGCTCGCGCTGCTCAACGGCACACAGGTGTCGACGGCCTACGCGCTGCGTGGCCTCTTCGAAGCGGAAGACATGTTCGCGGCGGCCAGCGTGTGCGGTGCCCTGACGGTCGAAGCCATGCTCGGCTCGCGCGCCCCGTTCGACGCCCGCATTCATGCAGCCCGTGGCCAGCGCGGCCAGATCGACGCCGCTGCGCTCTATCGCCATTTACTTGGCGAAACAAGCGAGGTTGGTCAGTCGCACGCAAACTGCGAGAAGGTGCAGGACCCGTACTCGCTGCGTTGCCAGCCTCAGGTCATGGGCGCGTGTCTCACGCAGATCCGTCAGGCCGCCGAGGTGCTCGCGGTGGAGGCGAACGCCGTGTCGGACAATCCGCTGGTGTTCTGGGAGCAAGGCGACGTCATTTCCGGTGGCAACTTCCACGCCGAGCCGGTTGCCATGGCCGCCGACAATCTCGCGCTGGCGATTGCCGAAATCGGTGCGCTGAGCGAGCGTCGCATCTCGCTGATGATGGACAAGCATATGTCGCAGTTGCCTGCATTTCTGGTGGCCAACGGCGGCGTGAACTCGGGCTTCATGATCGCGCAGGTAACGGCTGCGGCGCTGGCGTCCGAAAATAAGGCCTTGGCACATCCGGCCAGCGTTGATAGTCTCCCGACCTCGGCCAACCAGGAAGACCACGTGTCGATGGCGCCCAACGCCGGGAAGCGGCTTTGGGAGATGGCCGATAACGTGAAAGGCATCATCGCGATCGAATGGCTCAGCGCCTGCCAGGGGCTGGACTTCCGCGAAGGTGTCAAGTCGACGCCGGTGCTCGAGCGCGCCCGCGAGCTGCTGCGCCAGTCGGTTCCGTTTTACGATAAGGATCGCTATTTCGCGCCCGATATCGAGGGTGCGAGTGCGTTGATCGCACAACGGCAACTGAGCACACTGGTGCCCTCCGGTACGTTGCCGAGCGTTTGA
- the hutU gene encoding urocanate hydratase, whose protein sequence is MSQSPRYRDVTIRAPRGTQLNARSWLTEAPLRMLMNNLDPDVAENPNALVVYGGIGRAARNWECYDKIVETLKTLGDDETLLVQSGKPVGVFKTHADAPRVLIANSNLVPHWANWEHFNELDAKGLAMYGQMTAGSWIYIGSQGIVQGTYETFVEAGRQHYGGDLKGRWVLTAGLGGMGGAQPLAATLAGACSLNIECQQTSIDFRLRTRYVDEQATDLDDALERIAKYTAAGQATSVALCGNAAEILPELVRRGVRPDMVTDQTSAHDPLNGYLPIGWTWDDYRERARSTPAEVVKAAKQSMAVHVKAMLDFKAMGVPTFDYGNNIRQMAKDEGVENAFDFPGFVPAYIRPLFCRGVGPFRWAALSGDPQDIYKTDAKVKALIPDDEHLHRWLDMARERISFQGLPARICWVGLGLRAKLGLAFNEMVRSGELSAPVVIGRDHLDSGSVASPNRETEAMRDGSDAVSDWPLLNALLNTASGATWVSLHHGGGVGMGFSQHSGVVIVCDGTDAAAARIARVLNNDPATGVMRHADAGYDIAVECAREHGLNLPMLGTAK, encoded by the coding sequence GTGAGCCAATCCCCCCGTTATCGCGACGTCACGATCCGCGCCCCGCGCGGCACTCAGCTCAATGCCCGTAGCTGGCTCACCGAAGCCCCGCTGCGCATGCTGATGAACAATCTGGATCCGGACGTTGCCGAAAATCCGAACGCCCTCGTCGTCTACGGGGGTATCGGTCGTGCCGCGCGCAATTGGGAGTGTTACGACAAGATCGTCGAAACGCTCAAGACATTGGGCGACGATGAAACGCTGCTCGTGCAGTCGGGCAAGCCGGTCGGTGTCTTCAAGACTCACGCCGACGCGCCGCGTGTGCTCATCGCCAACTCGAATCTGGTGCCGCACTGGGCCAACTGGGAACACTTCAACGAACTCGACGCCAAGGGTCTCGCCATGTACGGCCAGATGACTGCCGGCTCATGGATCTACATCGGTAGCCAGGGCATTGTGCAAGGCACTTACGAGACGTTTGTCGAAGCCGGCCGTCAGCATTACGGCGGCGATCTGAAGGGACGCTGGGTGCTGACCGCCGGCCTGGGCGGCATGGGCGGTGCGCAGCCACTGGCCGCCACGCTCGCCGGGGCCTGTTCGCTCAACATCGAGTGCCAGCAAACCAGCATCGATTTCCGTCTGCGTACACGCTACGTCGATGAGCAAGCGACGGATCTCGACGACGCACTCGAGCGTATCGCCAAATACACGGCGGCCGGTCAGGCCACGTCCGTTGCGCTGTGCGGCAATGCGGCAGAAATTCTCCCGGAACTGGTGCGCCGGGGCGTGCGGCCGGACATGGTCACCGACCAGACCAGCGCGCACGACCCGCTCAACGGCTATCTGCCGATCGGCTGGACGTGGGACGACTACCGCGAACGCGCCCGCTCGACGCCGGCCGAGGTCGTCAAGGCGGCCAAGCAGTCGATGGCCGTGCACGTCAAGGCCATGCTCGACTTCAAGGCGATGGGCGTGCCGACGTTCGACTACGGCAACAACATCCGTCAGATGGCCAAGGACGAAGGCGTCGAGAACGCGTTCGACTTTCCAGGATTCGTCCCCGCGTATATCCGCCCGCTCTTTTGCCGTGGCGTGGGGCCGTTCCGCTGGGCCGCGCTCTCGGGCGATCCGCAAGACATCTACAAGACGGATGCCAAGGTCAAAGCGCTGATCCCGGACGATGAACACCTGCATCGCTGGCTCGACATGGCGCGTGAGCGCATCAGCTTCCAGGGCCTGCCCGCGCGCATTTGCTGGGTCGGTCTGGGACTGCGCGCGAAGCTCGGACTGGCGTTCAACGAAATGGTACGCTCGGGAGAACTCTCGGCACCGGTCGTGATCGGCCGCGACCATCTGGACTCGGGGTCGGTCGCCAGCCCCAATCGCGAAACGGAAGCCATGCGCGACGGCTCGGACGCCGTCTCCGACTGGCCGCTGCTCAACGCCCTGCTCAACACGGCGAGCGGCGCCACCTGGGTCTCGCTGCATCACGGCGGTGGCGTCGGCATGGGCTTCTCGCAACATTCGGGCGTGGTGATCGTGTGCGATGGCACCGACGCCGCCGCAGCACGCATCGCCCGTGTGCTGAACAACGATCCGGCCACCGGCGTCATGCGCCACGCCGATGCCGGTTACGACATCGCCGTCGAATGCGCTCGCGAACATGGCCTGAACCTGCCCATGCTGGGCACCGCGAAATAA
- the hutC gene encoding histidine utilization repressor, which yields MPRQTAQPTVETLNEQGPAPRYLQLKQFICRQIDSGAWPPHYRVPSENELVEQSGVSRMTVNRALRELTAEGRLVRMQGVGTFVAEPKSHSPLLAVNNIADEISEHGHRHRAEVKLLRAELAGPERALAMGLQERETLFHSVIVHYQDNVPVQIEDRFVNPALAPNYLEQDFTKITPNVYLQRHSPLTSGEHVVEAVTATPEEAQMLQIARTEPCLLIRRRTWSGKRIVSVARLLHPGSRHRLEGRFGEPE from the coding sequence GTGCCACGTCAAACCGCCCAGCCGACTGTCGAAACGCTCAACGAACAAGGGCCAGCGCCCCGCTATCTGCAGCTCAAGCAGTTCATCTGCCGTCAGATCGACAGTGGCGCGTGGCCGCCGCATTACCGTGTACCTTCGGAAAACGAACTGGTCGAACAGTCCGGCGTGAGCCGCATGACGGTCAACCGCGCGCTGCGAGAACTCACTGCCGAAGGCCGTCTCGTGCGCATGCAGGGGGTCGGCACTTTCGTCGCGGAACCGAAATCGCACTCCCCTCTGCTCGCCGTCAATAACATCGCCGACGAGATTTCCGAACATGGGCATCGCCACCGTGCGGAAGTCAAACTGCTGCGGGCGGAACTCGCCGGCCCCGAACGCGCCCTCGCCATGGGTTTGCAAGAGCGCGAGACGTTGTTCCACTCGGTGATCGTGCACTATCAGGACAACGTGCCGGTGCAGATCGAGGATCGTTTCGTGAATCCTGCGCTTGCGCCCAATTACCTCGAGCAGGACTTCACCAAGATCACCCCCAACGTCTATCTGCAGCGGCACTCGCCGCTCACCTCGGGCGAGCACGTCGTCGAAGCCGTGACGGCAACCCCCGAAGAAGCCCAGATGTTGCAGATCGCACGCACCGAACCGTGTCTGCTGATCCGGCGACGCACGTGGTCGGGCAAGCGCATCGTCTCCGTCGCCCGTTTGCTGCACCCCGGCTCACGCCATCGACTCGAAGGACGCTTCGGCGAACCCGAGTAA
- a CDS encoding ABC transporter substrate-binding protein, whose translation MMLLRWIRRARFAVTALSLSAFTALGVMHAGAVQAQSVTLRVGDQNYYNVRASMEASGALEGATYQVEWKHFQSAAPVAEGLNVGALDLGFLGDSGFLFLAAKGAPVKLIAVSRQNPDTIALLVPKDSPVKSIQDLKGKKVAYWPGAWSQQLTLRALEKAGLPTDYVQFVKLMPIDAAVALPNGAIDAFPVWEPYISQQVVRNGARPIITARNLMPGLSSVAAYAPSVSAKHAAIADFLVRLQKARAWVETHQDIYADQWARKAGIDRDVARHWIGQAGMTIDALDKQAVADYQGTSDFLTQTGALPNRFDVSSIVDTSFTAVLDAKRPAARQSASR comes from the coding sequence ATGATGTTGCTGCGCTGGATTCGTCGCGCCCGTTTTGCCGTTACGGCCCTGTCCCTGTCTGCCTTCACTGCGCTCGGCGTCATGCACGCCGGCGCCGTGCAAGCGCAAAGCGTCACGCTTCGCGTCGGCGATCAGAACTACTACAACGTGCGCGCCTCCATGGAGGCCTCGGGGGCACTTGAGGGAGCGACATATCAGGTCGAGTGGAAGCATTTTCAGTCCGCCGCACCGGTCGCAGAGGGTCTCAACGTTGGCGCGCTCGACCTTGGTTTTCTCGGTGACTCCGGTTTCCTGTTTCTCGCCGCCAAGGGGGCGCCGGTCAAGCTGATCGCCGTCTCTCGTCAGAACCCGGACACGATTGCACTGCTCGTGCCGAAGGACTCACCGGTCAAGTCGATTCAGGATCTGAAGGGCAAGAAAGTCGCGTACTGGCCCGGCGCGTGGAGCCAGCAGTTGACGCTGCGCGCGTTGGAGAAAGCCGGCTTGCCGACGGACTACGTGCAGTTCGTCAAACTGATGCCGATCGACGCGGCAGTCGCGTTGCCCAATGGCGCCATCGATGCGTTCCCCGTCTGGGAGCCGTACATCTCGCAGCAAGTGGTGCGTAACGGCGCACGCCCGATCATCACCGCGCGCAATCTGATGCCCGGGTTGAGCAGTGTGGCGGCATATGCGCCGTCGGTCTCGGCGAAGCATGCCGCGATTGCCGACTTTCTCGTGCGCTTGCAGAAGGCACGGGCATGGGTCGAGACCCATCAGGATATCTACGCCGATCAGTGGGCCAGGAAGGCCGGGATCGACCGGGACGTGGCGCGCCACTGGATCGGTCAGGCCGGCATGACCATCGATGCGCTCGACAAACAAGCCGTTGCCGACTATCAGGGCACGAGCGACTTCCTGACCCAGACCGGCGCCCTGCCGAATCGTTTCGACGTGAGTTCGATTGTCGACACATCGTTCACAGCGGTGCTTGACGCAAAGCGTCCGGCGGCGCGGCAAAGTGCGTCGCGCTAA
- a CDS encoding LLM class flavin-dependent oxidoreductase: MSVEIIGMITAAPGSEVDQPTGAAIDPTFITRMAQAHETAGFDRALIGYFSNGPEGSLVSSHVAAATQRLGILLAYRPGVIAAPLAARQLATLDQFSRGRLALNVVSGGNDADLRRDGDFLDHDARYARTDEYLDALKRIWTADAPVDFDGAHYRFEQASPAVPTWQKPHIPIYFSGASEAAIEVAARHADTYMLWGEPLDAVESLITQVRAAAQRHGRTPRFSISFRPIVADTEAQAWERADEVLRQVKASRARLGLHAEAPENVGSQRLLAAAQRGDVLDERLWMGVAKATGARWNSTALVGTPEQVAQALGRYYQLGVDTFLIRGFDPLGDTIRYGETLIPAIRRHIAGLRTAQAAKAA; encoded by the coding sequence ATGAGCGTAGAAATTATCGGGATGATCACGGCAGCGCCGGGATCGGAGGTCGATCAACCGACCGGCGCGGCCATCGATCCGACGTTCATCACCCGCATGGCGCAAGCCCATGAGACGGCGGGCTTCGATCGCGCGCTGATTGGCTATTTCTCCAACGGTCCCGAAGGCAGCCTTGTGAGCAGCCATGTTGCGGCCGCCACGCAGCGGCTGGGCATTCTGCTCGCCTACCGGCCGGGCGTGATCGCCGCCCCGCTTGCCGCCCGTCAACTTGCCACGCTCGACCAGTTCTCGCGCGGACGTCTCGCGCTCAATGTCGTCTCCGGCGGCAACGATGCCGACCTGCGCCGCGACGGCGATTTCCTCGACCACGATGCCCGTTATGCGCGCACCGACGAGTATCTCGACGCGCTCAAACGTATCTGGACCGCCGACGCGCCGGTCGACTTCGACGGCGCGCACTATCGCTTCGAACAGGCATCGCCGGCGGTGCCGACCTGGCAGAAGCCGCACATTCCGATCTACTTCAGTGGCGCCTCCGAGGCGGCCATCGAGGTCGCCGCCCGTCACGCCGACACCTATATGTTGTGGGGGGAGCCGCTGGACGCCGTCGAATCCCTGATTACGCAGGTACGCGCCGCAGCACAACGCCACGGCCGCACCCCGCGCTTCTCGATCTCCTTCCGTCCGATCGTGGCCGATACCGAGGCGCAGGCCTGGGAGCGCGCCGACGAGGTGCTTCGTCAGGTCAAGGCGTCGCGCGCGCGGCTCGGGCTGCACGCCGAAGCCCCGGAGAACGTCGGCTCGCAGCGGCTGCTGGCCGCCGCCCAACGCGGCGACGTGCTCGACGAACGCCTGTGGATGGGCGTTGCCAAGGCCACCGGCGCACGCTGGAATTCCACCGCGCTCGTGGGTACGCCCGAGCAGGTTGCGCAAGCGCTGGGGCGCTATTACCAACTCGGCGTGGACACGTTCCTCATTCGTGGCTTCGATCCGTTGGGGGACACGATTCGCTACGGCGAAACACTGATCCCCGCGATTCGTCGGCATATCGCCGGACTGCGCACGGCCCAGGCGGCCAAGGCTGCCTGA
- a CDS encoding DSD1 family PLP-dependent enzyme encodes MTSIQHVPLASLQTLETPAAVIDVPRMQHNIHLMQSRMDALGVRFRPHVKTSKCMEVARAQIDAGATGITVSTLKEAARFFDDGVTDILYAVGMVASKLPAALALRRRGCDLKIVTDSVASAQAIVAFGAEFGETFDVWIEIDTDGHRSGIRPEEDALLDVARVLHEGGARLGGVMTHAGSSYDFDTPEALAAIAEQERAGCVRAATRVREAGLPCPVVSVGSTPTALAATHLDGVTEVRAGVYVFFDLVMHNVGVCTTDDLALSVLTTVIGHQADKGWAIVDAGWMAMSRDRGTQKQKHDFGYGQVCRIDGSVVPGYTLSGANQEHGILSRDGEPDADIVARFPIGTLLRIMPNHACATGAQFPEYHAIAPDRDPAVWPRLHGW; translated from the coding sequence ATGACCTCGATTCAGCATGTTCCGCTAGCTTCGTTGCAGACGTTGGAAACGCCGGCAGCCGTGATCGATGTGCCGCGCATGCAGCACAACATTCACCTCATGCAGTCGCGCATGGACGCGTTGGGCGTGCGCTTCCGTCCACACGTCAAGACCAGCAAATGCATGGAAGTCGCCCGCGCCCAGATCGACGCGGGCGCCACGGGCATTACCGTCTCGACACTCAAGGAGGCTGCGCGCTTCTTCGACGACGGCGTGACGGACATCCTTTACGCAGTCGGGATGGTCGCCAGCAAGCTTCCTGCGGCATTGGCGCTGCGTCGTCGCGGCTGCGATCTCAAGATCGTCACGGATAGCGTCGCTTCGGCACAGGCGATTGTGGCCTTCGGCGCCGAGTTCGGCGAGACCTTCGACGTGTGGATCGAGATCGATACCGACGGGCATCGCTCGGGCATCCGCCCCGAGGAGGACGCGCTGCTCGACGTTGCGCGCGTGCTGCACGAAGGCGGCGCGAGACTCGGCGGTGTCATGACACACGCCGGTTCCAGCTACGACTTCGACACGCCGGAAGCGCTCGCCGCCATTGCGGAACAGGAACGCGCGGGTTGTGTGCGGGCGGCCACGCGGGTACGCGAGGCTGGCCTGCCGTGCCCTGTGGTCAGCGTCGGCTCGACGCCGACAGCCCTTGCCGCCACGCATCTCGACGGCGTGACGGAGGTGCGTGCCGGCGTGTATGTGTTCTTCGATCTCGTCATGCACAACGTGGGCGTTTGCACGACCGACGACCTGGCGCTGAGCGTGCTGACCACCGTGATCGGACATCAGGCGGACAAAGGCTGGGCAATTGTCGACGCCGGGTGGATGGCCATGAGCCGTGATCGCGGTACACAAAAGCAGAAGCACGATTTCGGGTACGGGCAGGTGTGCCGTATCGACGGTAGCGTAGTCCCCGGCTACACGCTCAGCGGCGCGAATCAGGAGCACGGCATTCTGTCGCGTGACGGCGAACCGGACGCCGACATCGTCGCGCGCTTCCCTATCGGTACGCTGCTGCGCATCATGCCGAATCACGCCTGCGCCACGGGCGCGCAATTCCCCGAGTATCACGCCATTGCGCCGGATCGCGATCCCGCTGTCTGGCCGCGATTGCACGGCTGGTGA